One genomic window of Mercenaria mercenaria strain notata chromosome 2, MADL_Memer_1, whole genome shotgun sequence includes the following:
- the LOC123563230 gene encoding uncharacterized protein LOC123563230 yields the protein MDTSVLIYFLVSLISISGVSNEEPMCGSACAPRFEHDYQVLQKIADLEAKQTSLQETITSQQNQLTSQQNMIENLQQTLADNKASQWSDWTTWGDCFTSCSGNNGGRIQTRSREANVDGSKKSEQESRPCNSVQFRGCVQTSGKNDNFAVAHDYADQMAQSTCTALLTGNNYVFAVRRHCSTLSSNCEIVCSNLGKKCFNALHVYNVNALARDATGTAGLRMYKYNNCGGGCGPNFCCCSGA from the exons ATGGATACAAGCGTGCTTATTTATTTTCTTGTCAGCTTGATTTCCATATCGGGTGTAAGTAATGAGGAGCCAATGTGCGGATCAGCCTGCGCTCCAAGATTTGAACACGACTATCAG GTACTACAGAAAATTGCAGACCTGGaagcaaaacaaacaagtttACAGGAGACTATCACCAGCCAACAAAACCAATTAACttcacaacaaaatatgatagaaaatCTGCAGCAAACACTTgcag ACAATAAAGCCTCTCAGTGGAGTGACTGGACTACTTGGGGTGACTGTTTCACGTCGTGCTCGGGAAACAATGGCGGACGAATTCAAACACGGTCAAGAGAAGCAAATGTTGACGGAAGTAAAAAGTCTGAACAAGAAAGCCGTCCCTGCAATTCAGTTCAGTTTAGAG GTTGTGTTCAGACTTCAGGGAAGAACGATAATTTTGCAGTAGCACATGACTACGCTGACCAGATGGCCCAGTCCACGTGCACTGCTTTACTGACGGGCAATAACTACGTGTTTGCGGTGAGGAGGCATTGCTCTACGTTGTCGTCAAACTGTGAAATTGTGTGCAGCAACCTGGG GAAGAAGTGTTTCAACGCTCTTCATGTGTACAATGTTAACGCATTGGCAAGGGACGCCACAGGAACAGCCGGCCTCAGAATGTATAAATACAACAACTGTGGCGGCGGATGCGGACCAAATTTCTGTTGTTGTTCTGGAGCTTAA
- the LOC123563229 gene encoding uncharacterized protein LOC123563229 isoform X1: MTEACPVNTQQSARQGRRPGLCFACGKPGHWRGAPECPERNTNNKISNVLCTCIKKEKSCNCSVEKSFSKSQGNVLHLPENADEHTEIKQSETEEAQQRVVSPVGRLRHCSNKWREASDSAYIMDVVEKGYKLPLKEIPPSVVLKNNKSARDNTRFVEEELSCLLDKKVVSKSSVVPHVVNPLTVAYSKTGKPRLVLDCRHINRYLHKFRVKFEDIKVAEKMFDENSFLFTFDLKGAYHHIDIFPEHRTYLGFSWLSEGDTHFYVFNSLPFGINTAGHIFTKMLRVVVSFLRSKSHRIIMFLDDGIGGHVEYVLAERSSVYVRKTLCEFGFLLADEKCNWQPTSRVVWLGHVIDMSKNLLFITDSRIDNLEVSIDSVLYQIRMDKCNIINVKALASVVGKIISLQNVIGNKVRMRTREMYRCILSRASWNAPVLVSEQAIAELKFWRENVRKINHKGKYFKNMSVCAVSIYADASAEGYGGFIKKKDDCLGSQEYDSKKVSVTCMCKQFPERTEKTEHGFDKTLIPVTITERVRLPEVSINSDCVSEVCRNHGRVPEVTIYSDCISEVGRKSSSKLPEASFDSECLPEEGHEWFPEGGNIDKLLPEESKYLKGSPEANKNIVTVSKSVHKCFKNSNHNAPRHETSAYCANRFQKIEGNSSLKVKPPDTGFESQVNTRERSENDSEKNSFRTNGIISKGGKGTLPKVSKIKIAFPETESQVIGKWDTFEKVQSSTWRETEAVSRIIKSNAHVLKNKLVHIFTDNKNVKSILLNGSKTPSIQRTALDLANFCENENISFRPEWIPRVDNELADYLSRCTDCDDWEIHDSVFSRIDCLWGPHTIDRFASHLNNKCSRFNSRWWVPGTKGIDSLNEVWKNENNWLVPPTRLIVDCINKINSEHVECSLIIPKWKSAPFWPLLLNEDGNFKYFIKQTLNLSRSNVVVGNGYNGTFDNEPLKFDMIALKIIS, from the coding sequence ATGACAGAGGCGTGTCCGGTTAATACACAACAGTCAGCACGACAGGGGCGTAGACCAGGGTTGTGTTTTGCATGTGGCAAACCAGGGCATTGGAGAGGGGCACCTGAATGCCCGGAAAGAAATACAAATAATAAGATAAGTaatgttttatgtacatgtataaagaaagaaaaaagttgtaATTGTTCTGTAGAAAAATCTTTCTCAAAAAGTCAAGGTAATGTATTACATTTACCAGAAAATGCTGATGAGCACACCGAAATTAAGCAGTCAGAAACCGAAGAAGCACAACAAAGAGTTGTGTCACCAGTAGGTAGGTTACGACATTGTTCGAATAAATGGAGAGAGGCATCGGATAGTGCCTACATTATGGATGTAGTTGAAAAAGGTTACAAATTACCCTTGAAAGAAATTCCACCTAGTGTAGtgctaaaaaacaacaaatcagCACGTGACAATACGCGTTTTGTAGAAGAAGAATTAAGTTGTCTTTTAGATAAGAAAGTTGTATCTAAATCTAGCGTTGTACCACACGTAGTGAACCCTTTAACAGTTGCATATAGTAAAACGGGAAAACCTAGACTAGTACTTGACTGTAGACACATAAACAggtatttacataaatttagaGTAAAATTTGAAGATATCAAGGtcgcagaaaaaatgtttgatgaaaattcatttctgtttacatttgatttgaaagGAGCATATCATCACATTGATATCTTTCCAGAACACCGCACTTACTTAGGCTTTTCATGGTTAAGTGAAGGTGatacacatttttatgtttttaattctttGCCTTTTGGAATAAATACCGCAGGACATATTTTTACCAAAATGTTAAGGGTTGTAGTGTCATTCTTGAGAAGTAAAAGTCATCGAATAATCATGTTCTTAGATGACGGGATAGGGGGACATGTTGAATATGTTCTAGCAGAAAGATCGAGTGTTTACGTAAGAAAAACGCTCTGCGAATTCGGTTTTCTATTAGCAGACGAAAAATGTAATTGGCAGCCGACATCTAGAGTCGTTTGGTTAGGACACGTGATTGACATGTCAAAAAACCTATTGTTCATAACAGATTCAAGAATCGATAATCTTGAAGTATCGATAGATTCTGTTTTGTATCAGATAAGAATggacaaatgtaatattataaacGTAAAAGCTTTGGCATCTGTTGTGGGAAAAATTATATCTCTTCAAAATGTAATAGGCAATAAAGTTAGAATGAGAACAAGAGAAATGTATAGATGCATACTATCTAGAGCAAGTTGGAACGCTCCAGTACTGGTAAGTGAACAGGCAATCGCAGAATTAAAATTCTGGCGAGAAAACGTGAGAAAAATTAACCACAaagggaaatatttcaaaaacatgtcagtTTGCGCAGTAAGTATCTATGCTGATGCCAGTGCGGAAGGCTATGGCGGTtttatcaagaaaaaagatgattGCTTAGGTTCTCAGGAATACGACAGTAAGAAAGTAAGTGTAACATGTATGTGTAAGCAGTTCCCAGAGAGAACTGAGAAAACAGAACACGGTTTTGACAAAACGTTAATACCAGTAACGATAACGGAAAGAGTTCGGCTCCCGGAAGTGAGCATAAATTCCGATTGTGTATCGGAAGTATGTAGAAATCACGGTAGGGTCCCAGAAGTGACCATTTATTCTGACTGTATATCAGAAGTAGGTAGAAAAAGTAGTAGCAAGCTCCCGGAAGCGAGTTTTGATTCTGAATGTCTCCCGGAAGAGGGACATGAATGGTTCCCAGAAGGTGGAAATATTGATAAATTGCTCCCGGAAGAGAGCAAGTATTTAAAAGGTTCCCCGGAAGCGAACAAAAATATTGTTACGGTAAGCAAATCAGtgcataaatgttttaaaaatagtaaTCATAATGCACCAAGGCATGAAACAAGCGCGTACTGCGCCAACAGATTTCAAAAGATAGAAGGTAATTCGTCATTGAAAGTAAAACCCCCGGATACGGGTTTTGAATCTCAGGTTAACACTCGGGAGAGAAGTGAAAACGATTCTGAAAAGAATTCGTTTAGAACAAATGGTATTATCAGCAAAGGTGGGAAGGGTACGCTACCAAAAGTTTCTAAAATTAAGATAGCATTTCCGGAAACAGAATCTCAGGTAATTggtaagtgggacacttttgaaaaggtTCAAAGTTCCACTTGGAGAGAAACTGAAGCTGTTAGTAGAATAATTAAGAGCAATGCACATGTATTAAAGAATAAACTAGTGCACATATTTAcagataataaaaatgtaaaatcaatctTATTAAATGGGAGTAAAACTCCAAGTATCCAAAGAACAGCCTTAGACTTAGCCAACTTTTGCGAAaacgaaaatatttcatttcgtcCGGAATGGATTCCTAGAGTAGACAATGAGcttgcagattatttgagtagatgTACAGATTGTGATGATTGGGAAATACATGACAGTGTATTTTCACGTATTGATTGTTTATGGGGACCGCATACGATTGATCGTTTTGCGTCACACTTGAATAATAAGTGTTCTAGATTCAACTCCCGTTGGTGGGTACCAGGAACTAAAGGCATTGACTCTTTGAATGAAGTctggaaaaatgaaaataattggcTTGTTCCACCAACAAGACTTATAGTAGATTGTATAAATAAGATTAATAGCGAGCATGTAGAATGTAGTTTGATCATACCAAAATGGAAAAGTGCCCCTTTTTGGCCGCTTCTGTTAAATGAAGAtggaaatttcaaatattttataaaacagacACTTAATCTgtcaaggtcaaatgttgttGTCGGAAACGGTTACAATGGTACATTTGATAACGAACCACTAAAGTTCGATATGATAGCATTAAAAATTATATCTTGa
- the LOC123563229 gene encoding uncharacterized protein LOC123563229 isoform X2: MTEACPVNTQQSARQGRRPGLCFACGKPGHWRGAPECPERNTNNKISNVLCTCIKKEKSCNCSVEKSFSKSQGVGLKSTLKRKMQDAGVCNNEMDNIASNMASYLLQSRAGSTTTKYKNCFTLFEEYCKVNSLTAQPAKPIIVAMYIVNLLDQGKSYHVISSAFYAIKWVHKLNELLDPTESSIVQNLLETAKRIRSTPTSKKDVVDTEMLKTLCSLYENSVDVVELRDLSMILLGYAGFLRFNELSNLLCKDIGFKIDHLNVKIQKSKTDIYRSGKEVLIAKGSSVACPYLMLQRYMTAAHLSETSDNYLFKPAFRSKGKSSLIKQNKKLSYTRAKECIVKKLKVVAPNLKLGTHSLRASGASMAANASGVSDRCLKRHGRWKSDQAKDGYIEDSLEKRLFITKTLKM; encoded by the exons ATGACAGAGGCGTGTCCGGTTAATACACAACAGTCAGCACGACAGGGGCGTAGACCAGGGTTGTGTTTTGCATGTGGCAAACCAGGGCATTGGAGAGGGGCACCTGAATGCCCGGAAAGAAATACAAATAATAAGATAAGTaatgttttatgtacatgtataaagaaagaaaaaagttgtaATTGTTCTGTAGAAAAATCTTTCTCAAAAAGTCAAG GTGTTGGCCTAAAATCTACGCTGAAACGTAAAATGCAGGATGCGGGAGTTTGCAACAATGAAATGGACAATATTGCTAGTAATATGGCAAGTTATTTATTGCAATCACGTGCAGGAAgtacaacaacaaaatataaaaactgttttactttATTTGAAGAATATTGTAAAGTGAATTCACTTACGGCACAACCCGCGAAACCAATTATTGTTGCTATGTATATAGTGAACTTATTAGATCAAGGAAAGTCGTATCACGTTATTTCTTCGGCATTTTATGCAATCAAATGGGTACACAAACTAAATGAACTGTTAGATCCTACTGAAAGTAGTATTGTTCAAAATTTGTTAGAAACAGCGAAGAGGATTCGTTCTACGCCAACTTCAAAGAAAGATGTGGTTGATACTGAAATGTTAAAAACTTTATGTTCTTTGTATGAAAATTCTGTAGACGTTGTAGAATTGAGAGATCTTTCAATGATTTTACTAGGGTATGCAGGATTTCTCAGGTTTAATGAACTGAGCAATTTATTGTGTAAAGATATAGGATTTAAGATTGATCATCTTaatgtcaaaatacaaaaaagcaaaaCCGATATATATAGATCTGGCAAAGAAGTATTAATTGCTAAAGGCTCTTCTGTAGCTTGTCCGTATTTAATGTTGCAAAGGTATATGACCGCAGCTCACTTGTCAGAAACTTCAGATAATTATCTTTTTAAACCCGCTTTTagatcaaaaggaaaatcttcactcatcaaacaaaataaaaaattaagttaTACAAGAGCAAAAGAATGTATTGTGAAAAAGCTTAAGGTAGTTGCTCCTAATCTTAAGTTGGGAACTCATTCCTTAAGGGCAAGTGGTGCTTCCATGGCTGCAAATGCATCGGGCGTTTCCGACAGGTGTCTTAAACGCCATGGTCGATGGAAATCAGATCAGGCAAAAGATGGTTACATTGAAGACTCGTTAGAAAAGAGATTGTTTATAACCAAAAcgttaaaaatgtaa